The Setaria viridis chromosome 2, Setaria_viridis_v4.0, whole genome shotgun sequence DNA window CCCTCAGGTACTTCCTTTTTCAGACAGATAACTGCTGCAACGCATTACCGTCCATCTTTCTCCTGCTTACCCAACCTCTGTTCCATCTCTCAGGAAGTCCTTGTGTTATGGGGAGAGCATGATCAGATATTCCCTATAGAGAAGGCATTTGAAGTGGCAAGGTCAGTACATGCTGATCTCACCAATGATGTTACTACAGTTTGATTTCACGCGTTGCATTTACCTTGCAGTGTAACTTACGGAAGATTGGCAATGCAGGAAACTTGGAGCAAGTGCTAGGTTGGAGGTCCTCAAGGACACCGGCCACATGCCTCAGGAGGAGGATCCAAAGCGGTTCAACGAGGCAATCCTGAAGTTTTTGCTTCCAGCTCCAAAGTCCTCTTTGTAATggtatatgaatggttggttactCAGGACCAAAGATCACAAGAGAGATCATAATTTAAGCTGCATTCTGCTAAACTGATGTAATTATATGTTGGTTCGATATTACCTCCAAGATTGATtaaattgggaaaaaaaaagtggttCCCCATGGAATGCACCATGCGTAATTTCTTGTGCTGTTTTAGCTTGTTTGTGTTGTGAATTGCGAAATTGGAGTTGGAGACTGAAGGATTCGTGCAATTAAATCTCTGCAAGTGCCATTACAGTTTCAGGCCAGAAAATTGGAAACATTAGGCATATTTGACAGTCCAACAGAAATGGACTTCGGCAACTCTGCTCACTTTGTCTGGCTTGTCAATTTGTGAGCTGATTTGATGAGCGCTAGTTAAACTTTGACCAGAGTAACTAGCGCTCATGATATGACGGCAGATCCGGTGTCCCCTATCCTCATACTACTACCAGTTGAAGGTTTCGACAAGATTAACAAGAACGGGTTATCTACATATCTATATCTTGATAGTCATCGTAAATGGAAGACTCTGGTTGACCTGGGCATCATATAGCAAAATTCTAGCACATAAGGCAGAGATTTTACATGAATTTCATAGGACCCAATTCAATTTCCAGGATTCGGGGGGAGAGCGTCCCCGACAAGGTCTGACTTTGTACAAACTGTTGTTGGCAGgctgaacaagaagaagaagaaaaaaagggcgCTCTTGCGCCGATCGCCCGCCCGGACAACACCTCATCAGACTTGCCAACCACACGGGCGTGTCGCACTACCCCCAAGGCCCCAACCGCATGTCCGGACGGCACCAGGGGTCCAGGGCGCTCAGTCCAAGCGTCCAGTCCATTCATGCTCAAAGGTCGCGCGCGCATCAGCTCGTGCACGAACCACGAACGAAGCGCTTGCGCAACCGCGGGGCGCCTGCATCTCCTTCACCTCGTGTCGCTCACGCGCCATGCCACATCGGCTCCGGGccggcctgcgccggccgccacaGGGAGCAGAACGACACGGGCTGCCCTTTCCACCGGAGCcccaccgcggcgccggcggacggcgacggcggcaccaGCTCCCACCCGCTGTCGTACTTCCTCAGCAGCGCCTTCGCCGTCTCAACCGCCTCGCCCCCGAACGCCGCCTCCTCGAACCCCGCCGCGGCGAGACGCGCCCGccacgcctccctccctccggccACGGCCGCTCCCCGCCGCGCCGTGGCCGCCAACGCTGTCCCGGCCTCCGCTTCCATCACCCGCCTCTCGTCGACGTCCCGGCCCTTGAACGCCGCGGCCGTCGAGTCCAGGAACATCCAGAGATTCTCCAGCCTGGCCGCGAACTCGATCGCCGCGCTGCTGTCGCTTCGGCTGCCGCACTCCAGCTCGGCGAGGATTAGTAGCTCTGGGTTGAGGGTCCTGATGTTTCGGAGCACGGCTGCTTGCTcgtcggtggcggcgtggccgaGACGGAACTGGAGGCAGACGACGAGGGTCTCGCCGGGGGTGAGAATGCCGTGCAAGGTGTCCAAACTTGGTGCCTGCACGATGGTGAGGTCCAGGTTAATGGTCTTGGCGTACCGGAGCAGCTGCAGTGAGCAGTCGTATCCCGGAGGGGAAGACGAGAAGGGCGCCGGTGGGGTGGCCgcgtggccggcgacggcgaggcgtaCGGACGGCGGCGTGGAGCCCCGTGGCACGCGGGTGAGCGCCTCGAGCAGCGTCGGCCACTGCACGCCGTGCGAGACGCCGACGTCCACGACGTGAACCCGACGGGGCTCGGCCGCGGCACCCCTCGCCGACGCGGCCTGCGCGATCGCGGCGTTGGCGAGCGCGTTCGGCACGGCGAACCACGGGCTGACCTCGTTGAACCTGATGAGCGACGCGCGGAAGAGGCGCGGGTCGGCGCCGGGGAACGCTGGCGCCGGGCACTCGCAGGGCGGCATCTTTAGGGTCGCCGCGGCCGCTTGGCCCACGGCGGCCGGGAGTCGGAGGGCGAGGCCGCGCAGCCCGTGCGCGGCCAGGCGGTGGTTTGGCTCGCCGGAGAAGGAGGCGAGCTCGCTGAGCACGTACAGCAGGTGCTGCGCGCGCGGCAGGTTGCCCGCCTCGATGGCGACCGCGCACGGGTTCAGCAGCTGCTCCGCCCACCTCGCATCCCTGTCCAAGCTCGCATCACCTGCCCTGGCACTGCCCTTCTTGCTCGGCTTCCGGCTGCAGCTCGTTCCTCCCCTGTCAAGTTCAGGGccacctctgccgccgccgccgccaaccggACAGCGCTGGCTGCT harbors:
- the LOC117844476 gene encoding protein NODULATION SIGNALING PATHWAY 1 — translated: MSNERDGQEPAAATSSSASDWLDESIAFLAADLDLGLDAYGWMQASAEAERQGFHSMVTETLPPPATTLPQSGLGPVSTSVAPSPVASPQEFGQPRKRKSPQHSSQRCPVGGGGGRGGPELDRGGTSCSRKPSKKGSARAGDASLDRDARWAEQLLNPCAVAIEAGNLPRAQHLLYVLSELASFSGEPNHRLAAHGLRGLALRLPAAVGQAAAATLKMPPCECPAPAFPGADPRLFRASLIRFNEVSPWFAVPNALANAAIAQAASARGAAAEPRRVHVVDVGVSHGVQWPTLLEALTRVPRGSTPPSVRLAVAGHAATPPAPFSSSPPGYDCSLQLLRYAKTINLDLTIVQAPSLDTLHGILTPGETLVVCLQFRLGHAATDEQAAVLRNIRTLNPELLILAELECGSRSDSSAAIEFAARLENLWMFLDSTAAAFKGRDVDERRVMEAEAGTALAATARRGAAVAGGREAWRARLAAAGFEEAAFGGEAVETAKALLRKYDSGWELVPPSPSAGAAVGLRWKGQPVSFCSLWRPAQAGPEPMWHGA